A portion of the Acidisarcina polymorpha genome contains these proteins:
- a CDS encoding M16 family metallopeptidase, which translates to MPVSCKCLGRFLVLLLSTAVVVHAQDLASFEKRITVKVLPNGLTLIVCERPEAPVFSFYTSVDAGDANDPGGQSGLAHMFEHLAFKGTKDIGTTNYPAEKVALDKVEKAYAAYDLEYRKRVGRDEAKIKELKAAFDAAVKDAEQYVIPNQFTEIAEANGAVGVNASTSLDTTQYFWSMPANRFELWAYMESDRIANPVPREFYKERDVVMEERRMRVDSSPIGKLVEQFLAAAYVAHPYHRPNVGWESELSQINATEAAAFHAKYYVPSNIVVAVAGDLKTAEVMPVLEKYFGPIPAGPPPEAMATIEPPQVAEKTIVLKQRTQPLYLEGYHKPDYRDPDDAVYDAITDIFSNGRTSRLYRSLVRDQQIAAQVEGFSGFPGDKYPGLFVFFAVPLPGHTPEQMRDSIHKEIDKLKTADVTDDELRMFKTRSRADLLRGLGDNEGLATQLAVYQQRYGDWRELFRQLDKIDKVSKADIRRVANKIFIDTNRTIGIVQTQQATNGTQTSNGGAE; encoded by the coding sequence ATGCCGGTAAGCTGCAAGTGTTTAGGACGGTTCCTAGTGCTGCTGCTCTCGACAGCAGTGGTCGTGCATGCGCAGGATCTGGCAAGTTTCGAGAAACGTATCACTGTCAAAGTGCTGCCAAATGGCCTCACCTTGATCGTTTGCGAACGGCCGGAAGCTCCCGTTTTCTCCTTCTATACCAGCGTTGATGCCGGCGATGCGAACGATCCCGGCGGTCAGTCCGGCTTGGCGCACATGTTCGAGCACCTGGCCTTTAAAGGAACGAAAGATATTGGCACAACTAATTATCCGGCAGAGAAGGTCGCTTTAGACAAGGTGGAAAAGGCGTACGCCGCCTACGATCTCGAATACCGAAAGCGGGTGGGACGGGATGAGGCAAAGATCAAGGAACTGAAAGCCGCTTTTGATGCTGCGGTGAAAGATGCGGAGCAATACGTCATTCCTAACCAGTTCACAGAAATTGCCGAGGCCAACGGGGCGGTAGGTGTGAACGCTTCCACCTCCCTCGATACCACTCAATACTTCTGGAGCATGCCTGCCAACCGCTTTGAGCTGTGGGCATACATGGAGAGTGATCGCATTGCCAATCCAGTTCCACGGGAGTTCTACAAGGAGCGCGACGTGGTAATGGAAGAGCGCCGCATGAGAGTCGATTCCAGTCCCATCGGGAAGCTGGTCGAACAGTTTCTGGCAGCGGCGTACGTGGCCCACCCTTACCATCGCCCGAACGTCGGTTGGGAATCTGAGTTAAGTCAGATCAACGCTACCGAGGCTGCTGCCTTCCACGCAAAATACTATGTGCCTTCGAACATCGTCGTCGCTGTGGCAGGCGATCTAAAAACAGCCGAGGTGATGCCGGTGCTTGAGAAATACTTCGGACCCATCCCCGCTGGACCACCACCTGAGGCCATGGCAACGATCGAACCTCCTCAGGTGGCGGAAAAAACCATTGTCTTAAAACAGCGGACCCAGCCCCTCTACCTGGAGGGCTACCATAAGCCCGATTATCGTGACCCAGACGACGCCGTCTATGACGCAATTACCGATATCTTTTCAAATGGACGTACATCGCGGCTCTACCGCAGCCTGGTCCGCGATCAACAGATTGCCGCCCAAGTAGAAGGTTTCAGCGGCTTTCCCGGTGACAAATATCCTGGCCTATTTGTCTTCTTTGCCGTTCCGCTGCCCGGGCACACACCCGAGCAAATGCGCGACTCCATCCATAAAGAGATCGATAAGCTGAAGACTGCGGATGTTACCGATGACGAGCTACGGATGTTCAAGACACGCAGCCGGGCGGACCTGCTGCGCGGTCTCGGAGATAATGAAGGGCTGGCCACTCAGTTAGCTGTCTATCAACAACGTTACGGCGACTGGCGCGAACTCTTCCGCCAGCTCGATAAGATCGACAAGGTTTCGAAAGCAGATATAAGACGAGTGGCTAATAAAATATTCATTGATACAAACCGAACTATAGGCATTGTGCAAACCCAGCAGGCAACAAATGGAACCCAGACGTCCAACGGGGGTGCGGAATGA